A region of Moorena producens PAL-8-15-08-1 DNA encodes the following proteins:
- a CDS encoding formylglycine-generating enzyme family protein, with amino-acid sequence MVSETNQWWQDDREVAELIWCLAHLDRIVAPASSQDIKPLEDLHHSDPESSTENLSEDYPKSPPSVTEKVEQKIPIRTYPKPSDHAPTSPEKPELSSSNYSSPIRVPDPFPLPKPREISKALLPLSKRVSGLLANELHIEATVEQTAEANGLPMVAFRSPLERWFEVHLLIDCSPSMAFWGDLAEGVATLFRWQGFFRDVRIWHFQTTEPTPQLFSGVDRIERDVRSLIAPGRHRLFIALTDTLGKAWYSGQAFKVLAQLGEQHPVSIAHLFPQTLWQRTALDQAIQRPLIARQPESPNSMLQVGARLRTTARLYQFPIFNLSVNHFSTWANFTTGSGSNSIQGVLIRQDKPETATTNSKSVAETTEGVADSGYDSAPLAPQFWGEQNSESPPKLGDLGGLTNPLAPQRAIPRWGEQNSESPPKLGDLGGLTKTRRSRINTSIQQRPPEQLLRGFLANASPKARKLAEVLAAVPLIPPVMRLAQQWFLPDSEHWHLAEVFFSGLLQKSSLGPEQATVPETWYEFRPGIRELLLGNSPVQRTTEIWREIGDFIEHRYGSLRDFPALIPNPAGSVPGFAGDRDLYFAEVKAAVLTTWGGEYANLAQGVRAKVAKRKREKDEIGKGLEPFDFVAEVPIIVFEEQPDEDEEKLQQWTFQTPTVNRRGEITETTTYTASYFTETLTDNVELEMVAIPGGTFTMGSPESEKDSYDDERPQHEVTLQPFFMGKYPVTQAQWKAIASMTDLKVKIDLDPDPSEFKGENRPVENVNWYEAVEFCDRLSKLTGREYRLPSEAQWEYACRGVREPLNLDSGESYPPFYFGETITGKLANYDASKTYGNEPEGKESQETTPVGQFPRNPFGLYDMHGNVWEWCLDDWHDNYEGAPTDGSAWIDKNEQENFNGENKSDSATNDENNPKSPLRGGSWDNYPDDCRSAFRIDVIRREVYNGDDGVRLVCVSGRTG; translated from the coding sequence ATGGTGAGTGAAACAAATCAATGGTGGCAAGATGATAGAGAAGTGGCAGAACTGATATGGTGCTTGGCTCACTTAGATCGTATTGTTGCTCCTGCCTCCTCTCAAGACATCAAACCACTAGAGGATTTACACCATTCTGATCCGGAATCATCCACTGAAAATCTCTCAGAAGATTATCCAAAGAGTCCTCCCTCAGTAACAGAAAAAGTAGAACAAAAGATACCGATTAGGACTTATCCTAAACCGTCCGACCATGCCCCGACTTCCCCTGAAAAACCTGAATTATCCTCTAGTAATTACAGCTCTCCTATTCGTGTTCCTGATCCGTTTCCCTTACCCAAACCTAGGGAAATCAGTAAAGCACTGTTGCCTTTATCTAAGCGTGTTTCTGGACTGCTAGCCAATGAACTGCATATTGAGGCAACCGTTGAACAAACAGCCGAAGCCAATGGATTGCCAATGGTGGCATTTCGTTCTCCCCTAGAGCGATGGTTTGAGGTACATTTATTGATTGATTGCTCCCCTTCAATGGCATTTTGGGGAGATTTAGCAGAAGGGGTGGCAACGCTTTTTCGCTGGCAAGGGTTTTTCCGGGATGTACGGATTTGGCACTTCCAGACAACAGAACCTACGCCCCAATTGTTTTCAGGTGTTGACCGGATTGAACGGGATGTTCGTAGCCTGATCGCACCAGGACGACATCGACTCTTTATTGCCTTAACGGATACTTTGGGAAAAGCTTGGTATTCCGGTCAAGCCTTTAAGGTTTTAGCACAATTAGGAGAACAGCATCCTGTTAGTATTGCCCATCTTTTTCCTCAAACCCTATGGCAGCGAACAGCTCTAGATCAGGCAATTCAACGACCATTAATTGCTCGCCAGCCAGAGTCCCCTAACTCCATGTTACAAGTAGGAGCTAGGCTTCGTACAACGGCTAGGTTATATCAATTTCCAATTTTCAATTTATCCGTTAACCACTTTAGCACTTGGGCGAATTTTACCACCGGGAGTGGCAGCAATTCGATTCAAGGGGTTTTAATTAGACAGGATAAGCCCGAAACAGCCACAACTAATTCCAAATCAGTGGCGGAAACTACCGAAGGCGTTGCTGATTCTGGGTATGATTCCGCCCCCCTAGCCCCCCAATTCTGGGGGGAACAAAACTCTGAAAGTCCCCCAAAGTTGGGGGATTTAGGGGGCTTGACCAACCCCCTAGCCCCCCAGCGAGCAATCCCTCGCTGGGGGGAACAAAACTCTGAAAGTCCCCCAAAGTTGGGGGATTTAGGGGGCTTGACCAAAACCAGACGATCGCGCATTAATACTTCAATTCAGCAACGCCCTCCCGAACAGTTACTGAGAGGATTCTTGGCTAATGCTAGCCCCAAAGCCCGAAAACTTGCTGAAGTTCTGGCTGCTGTTCCCCTCATTCCTCCAGTCATGCGTTTGGCACAACAGTGGTTTTTACCCGATAGCGAACACTGGCATCTGGCAGAAGTTTTTTTTAGTGGTCTTCTCCAAAAGTCTTCCTTGGGGCCAGAACAGGCAACTGTTCCCGAAACTTGGTATGAATTTCGTCCGGGAATTCGGGAGTTACTGCTAGGAAATAGTCCAGTTCAACGCACCACTGAGATTTGGCGGGAAATTGGAGATTTCATAGAGCACCGTTATGGTAGTCTCCGGGATTTTCCAGCACTGATTCCCAACCCCGCCGGGTCTGTTCCAGGTTTTGCTGGGGATCGAGACCTCTATTTTGCTGAAGTTAAAGCAGCAGTTCTCACCACTTGGGGAGGAGAATACGCCAATTTAGCACAGGGAGTCAGGGCAAAAGTCGCAAAACGGAAACGGGAGAAAGATGAGATTGGTAAGGGATTAGAACCTTTTGATTTTGTTGCGGAAGTTCCCATCATTGTTTTTGAAGAGCAGCCAGACGAGGATGAAGAGAAATTACAACAGTGGACATTTCAAACCCCGACTGTTAACCGTCGCGGAGAAATTACCGAAACCACAACCTACACTGCTTCTTACTTCACCGAAACCCTAACCGATAATGTGGAACTGGAAATGGTGGCTATCCCTGGAGGAACCTTTACCATGGGTTCCCCTGAAAGCGAAAAAGATAGCTATGACGATGAAAGACCTCAACATGAGGTCACACTCCAACCCTTCTTTATGGGGAAATACCCTGTAACCCAAGCCCAATGGAAAGCGATCGCATCAATGACAGACTTGAAAGTAAAAATAGACTTAGATCCAGACCCCTCAGAGTTTAAAGGAGAGAACCGCCCGGTAGAAAACGTAAACTGGTATGAAGCAGTAGAGTTCTGTGACCGCCTTTCTAAGCTAACAGGAAGGGAGTATAGACTGCCTTCCGAAGCCCAATGGGAATATGCCTGTCGAGGTGTTAGAGAACCCCTTAACCTTGATAGTGGAGAATCCTACCCCCCATTCTACTTTGGAGAGACGATTACCGGAAAGTTAGCAAATTACGACGCCTCAAAAACCTATGGGAATGAACCAGAAGGAAAAGAAAGCCAGGAAACCACCCCTGTGGGTCAATTTCCTCGGAATCCCTTTGGGTTATATGATATGCACGGGAATGTTTGGGAATGGTGTTTAGATGATTGGCATGATAACTACGAAGGTGCGCCCACAGATGGCAGTGCTTGGATTGATAAGAATGAACAGGAAAATTTCAATGGTGAAAATAAGTCAGATTCAGCCACAAATGACGAAAATAATCCAAAATCGCCTCTGCGGGGCGGCTCCTGGGACAACTATCCTGATGACTGCCGTTCTGCGTTTCGCATCGACGTCATTAGGCGCGAGGTATACAACGGCGATGATGGTGTTCGTTTAGTGTGCGTGTCCGGGAGAACTGGATGA
- a CDS encoding formylglycine-generating enzyme family protein has translation MPKLAIKRPKQTFRGYREYINGIPLEMVLIPHGTFIMGAPESEEGSRDNERPQHHVTISSFLMGRYPITQAQWKAIASRSDLLVNQDLDPDPSYFKQPYQGIDRWQRPVERVNWYDAVEFCDRLSKLTGKEYRLPSEAQWEYACRGVTEPLNLEAGESYPPFHFGETITTDLANYRGTDNKNFGSSGSYGRGLKGEYREETTPVAYFQVVNSFGLSDMHGNVWEWCADDWHDNYKGAPTDGSAWIDSNEAENINGENKSYSAKNKDKKSYSVLRGGSWDISPIFCRSAIRNNVGRREGRNYVYGFRIVCVSGRTG, from the coding sequence ATGCCAAAATTGGCAATAAAACGCCCAAAACAAACCTTTCGAGGCTACAGAGAATACATAAACGGCATTCCTCTCGAAATGGTCTTAATCCCTCATGGAACCTTCATAATGGGGGCACCAGAGAGTGAAGAAGGGAGTCGTGACAATGAAAGACCCCAACATCATGTCACTATTTCCTCCTTTTTAATGGGACGTTACCCGATTACTCAAGCTCAATGGAAAGCGATCGCATCTCGATCTGACCTTTTGGTCAATCAAGATTTAGATCCAGACCCCTCTTATTTTAAACAGCCCTATCAAGGGATAGATAGATGGCAAAGACCTGTTGAACGAGTCAATTGGTATGATGCAGTAGAGTTCTGTGACCGCCTTTCTAAGCTAACAGGAAAGGAATATAGACTACCTTCTGAAGCCCAATGGGAATATGCCTGTCGAGGGGTAACAGAACCTCTGAACCTGGAAGCTGGAGAATCCTATCCCCCATTCCACTTCGGAGAAACCATTACAACAGATTTGGCTAATTATCGCGGGACGGATAATAAAAACTTTGGATCGTCAGGATCTTATGGTAGAGGGCTAAAAGGAGAATACCGTGAGGAAACAACACCAGTAGCCTATTTTCAAGTCGTCAACTCTTTTGGACTCAGTGATATGCACGGGAACGTTTGGGAATGGTGCGCTGATGATTGGCATGATAACTACAAAGGTGCGCCCACAGATGGCAGTGCTTGGATTGATAGTAATGAAGCGGAAAATATCAATGGTGAAAATAAGTCATATTCAGCCAAAAATAAGGATAAAAAATCGTATTCAGTGCTGCGGGGCGGCTCCTGGGACATCAGTCCTATTTTCTGCCGTTCTGCGATTCGCAACAACGTCGGTAGGCGCGAGGGCCGCAACTACGTTTATGGTTTTCGTATAGTGTGCGTGTCCGGGAGAACTGGATGA
- a CDS encoding four helix bundle protein: MSYQQVSIQDRTKKFAVRIVKACVWLEESKVPRTLGNQLLRSGTSIGANCSEAQSAQSR, from the coding sequence TTGAGTTATCAACAAGTTTCAATTCAGGATAGAACAAAAAAGTTTGCGGTTAGAATAGTCAAAGCTTGCGTTTGGTTAGAAGAATCTAAAGTTCCTAGAACCTTAGGGAATCAGTTATTAAGGTCAGGAACGTCTATCGGAGCGAATTGTAGTGAAGCTCAATCAGCCCAATCCCGGTAA
- a CDS encoding DUF29 domain-containing protein — protein MGASINFMGKKNHKKAIRSLNQRIAEHQEKIKLEYEKDFPDQGLIRHWETEIRAFEKGIQQALKRLGK, from the coding sequence GTGGGTGCATCTATAAACTTTATGGGAAAGAAAAACCACAAAAAGGCAATTCGTAGCTTGAATCAGCGCATTGCTGAACACCAAGAAAAGATTAAACTAGAGTATGAAAAGGACTTTCCCGATCAAGGTTTAATAAGGCATTGGGAAACTGAGATTCGTGCCTTTGAGAAGGGCATTCAGCAAGCACTAAAACGATTGGGGAAATAA
- the psbA gene encoding photosystem II q(b) protein, protein MTTTLNQRNANVWDRFCDWITSTNNRLYVGWFGVLMIPTLLTATICFIIAFIAAPPVDIDGIREPVAGSLIYGNNIISGAVVPSSNAIGLHFYPIWEAASLDEWLYNGGPYQLIIFHFLVGIFTYMGRQWELSYRLGMRPWICVAYSAPLAAATSVFLIYPIGQGSFSDGMPLGISGTFNFMFVFQAEHNILMHPFHMLGVAGVFGGSLFSAMHGSLVTSSLVRETTETESQNYGYKFGQEEETYNIVAAHGYFGRLIFQYASFNNSRSLHFFLGAWPVVGIWFTALGISTMAFNLNGFNFNQSVIDSQGHVINTWADVLNRANLGFEVMHERNAHNFPLDLAAGEVTPVALTAPVING, encoded by the coding sequence ATGACTACCACATTAAATCAGCGTAACGCTAACGTGTGGGACCGGTTCTGCGATTGGATCACTTCCACCAACAACCGCCTTTATGTAGGCTGGTTCGGTGTACTGATGATCCCCACATTGCTAACCGCTACCATCTGCTTCATCATCGCCTTCATCGCTGCTCCTCCTGTGGACATCGATGGCATCCGTGAGCCTGTTGCTGGCTCCTTGATTTATGGCAACAACATCATCTCTGGTGCTGTTGTTCCTTCTTCTAACGCCATTGGTTTGCACTTCTACCCAATCTGGGAAGCAGCTTCCTTAGATGAGTGGCTCTACAATGGTGGTCCTTACCAGCTAATCATCTTCCACTTCCTTGTTGGTATCTTCACCTACATGGGTCGTCAGTGGGAGCTGAGCTACCGTCTAGGCATGCGTCCTTGGATCTGCGTTGCTTACAGCGCTCCCTTGGCTGCTGCTACTTCTGTGTTCCTAATCTACCCCATTGGACAAGGTTCCTTCTCCGATGGTATGCCTTTGGGAATCAGCGGTACCTTCAACTTCATGTTCGTGTTCCAAGCTGAGCACAACATCCTTATGCACCCCTTCCACATGCTGGGTGTAGCTGGCGTATTCGGCGGTTCACTGTTTAGTGCTATGCACGGTTCTTTGGTGACCTCCTCCTTAGTGCGTGAGACCACCGAAACCGAGTCTCAGAACTATGGTTACAAGTTCGGACAAGAGGAAGAAACTTACAACATCGTTGCAGCTCACGGCTACTTCGGTCGTTTGATCTTCCAATATGCGTCCTTCAACAACAGCCGTTCCTTGCACTTCTTCTTGGGTGCTTGGCCTGTAGTAGGCATCTGGTTTACCGCTCTGGGCATCAGCACCATGGCGTTCAACCTAAATGGCTTCAACTTCAACCAAAGTGTTATTGACTCTCAAGGTCATGTAATCAACACTTGGGCTGATGTACTAAACCGCGCTAACCTAGGTTTCGAGGTAATGCACGAGCGTAACGCTCACAACTTCCCTCTAGATCTAGCTGCTGGTGAAGTTACTCCTGTTGCTTTAACTGCTCCAGTTATCAACGGCTAA
- a CDS encoding helix-turn-helix transcriptional regulator, translated as MYSLQSQINQQVKGFVQLSNSENKSQVASLQSKNSQILLQAILEGFVDGVLILTSQGKWVHANERGSRICRQLCQDKSQMSSIPESIWRVCEALIDSRDWFSGQKMIIESEIQTENSLTFRVRVRWLVLDNQAQPYLLVTLENRHHSSYNAAITDAKKYGLTNREAEVWLLKKDKLSYKEIAARLYITTNTVKKHMKNIYAKQQSLIS; from the coding sequence ATGTATAGCTTACAGTCCCAGATTAACCAGCAAGTTAAAGGTTTCGTTCAGCTCAGTAATTCAGAAAATAAGTCTCAGGTTGCTAGTTTACAATCGAAGAACTCTCAAATCCTTCTACAAGCTATTCTTGAAGGATTTGTTGACGGTGTCTTGATTCTGACTTCTCAAGGAAAGTGGGTTCATGCTAATGAACGTGGGAGTCGCATTTGTCGTCAACTCTGTCAAGATAAGTCACAAATGAGTTCTATACCTGAGTCAATTTGGCGAGTGTGCGAAGCGTTAATTGATAGTCGCGATTGGTTTTCTGGGCAAAAAATGATTATTGAGTCGGAAATCCAAACGGAGAATTCCCTAACATTTCGAGTTAGGGTAAGATGGTTAGTCTTGGATAATCAAGCACAGCCCTATCTGTTAGTAACTCTAGAAAATCGCCATCATTCTAGCTACAATGCTGCTATTACTGATGCGAAAAAATATGGATTGACTAACCGGGAAGCAGAAGTTTGGTTGCTTAAGAAAGATAAACTGTCTTACAAAGAAATTGCAGCTCGGCTTTATATTACTACCAATACTGTTAAGAAGCATATGAAAAATATTTATGCGAAACAACAGTCATTAATTAGCTAA
- the cofG gene encoding 7,8-didemethyl-8-hydroxy-5-deazariboflavin synthase subunit CofG — protein sequence MFFAMDVFDSQSDSHIVTYSPAYTLVPTYECFNRCSYCNFRAEPGSSPWLNLEDAENQLRLLQSQGVCEILILSGEVHPRSSRRKAWFQRIYDLCDLALSLGFLPHTNVGPLSWEEMAALKQVNVSMGLMLEQLTPELLKTVHCYAPSKIPQVRLQQLQWAGELGIPFTTGLLFGIGETEQDWWESLNAIAQIHDEYGHIQEVILQPYSEGTTEMFHSQSFGLHQLLKVIRKAREILPKDITIQIPPNLVDTVGELPQRSSALLACLEAGARDLGGISPKDEVNPDYPHPHSYRLRHVIEPAGWKLVARLPVYPKYDSWLPPKLRQVVERWRISYS from the coding sequence ATGTTTTTTGCTATGGACGTTTTTGATTCCCAATCTGATTCCCACATTGTTACCTACAGCCCTGCTTACACTTTGGTACCGACTTACGAATGCTTTAATCGGTGTAGCTACTGCAATTTTCGGGCTGAACCGGGTAGCAGTCCTTGGTTGAATTTGGAGGATGCTGAAAATCAGTTAAGGTTGCTTCAGTCTCAGGGTGTTTGTGAAATTCTGATTCTTAGTGGTGAGGTTCATCCTAGGTCTTCACGGCGCAAGGCTTGGTTTCAACGAATTTATGATTTGTGTGACCTGGCTTTATCTCTGGGATTTTTGCCCCATACTAATGTTGGACCCTTGAGTTGGGAGGAGATGGCGGCACTCAAGCAGGTGAATGTGTCTATGGGGTTGATGTTGGAACAATTGACACCGGAGTTGCTCAAAACGGTTCACTGCTATGCTCCGAGTAAGATACCACAGGTGCGACTACAACAGTTGCAATGGGCGGGAGAATTGGGGATTCCCTTTACAACTGGTTTGTTGTTTGGCATTGGTGAAACTGAGCAGGATTGGTGGGAAAGTTTAAATGCGATCGCACAAATTCATGATGAGTATGGTCATATCCAAGAGGTGATCCTGCAACCTTACAGTGAGGGCACCACAGAAATGTTTCATAGTCAGTCTTTCGGTCTTCATCAGCTGCTAAAAGTGATTCGGAAGGCGCGTGAGATTTTGCCCAAAGATATTACTATCCAAATTCCTCCCAATTTAGTTGATACTGTTGGGGAATTGCCTCAACGGTCTTCTGCTCTATTAGCGTGTTTGGAAGCTGGCGCACGGGATTTAGGCGGAATTAGTCCCAAGGATGAGGTGAATCCCGATTATCCTCATCCCCATAGTTATCGATTGCGACACGTGATTGAACCAGCTGGATGGAAGTTAGTAGCGCGTTTACCAGTTTATCCTAAGTATGACAGTTGGTTACCTCCGAAATTGCGACAAGTGGTTGAGAGATGGCGGATTAGTTATAGTTAA
- a CDS encoding pentapeptide repeat-containing protein — MFSDFSGKNLRGRSFKGQNLTGANFNHANLRGVDFSNAILKGATFSHARSGLRYYWVILLLGFSLLLSVLSSHIFCQTGHISLKFLESESPILQSAIASALLLIFSIIIIRRGFALALVLVVIAVADISLEANITRVAIAVAGVETLMLAIAVAIGTTIAIAHGGIIPGILVVAGAIIANIDIHGEEALAGNIVEAAHFSWGLAVTFLGAYVAKQALAEDPKFAFIRLIAITLPAKLGTSFGHANLTDADFTKASLKSTDFRNANLTRTNFHLATNLDLARVSNTILIDREVRDLVVTHRGANQSYRGRNLKGANLAGADLSDADLTEADVSEATFEGAWLERVNLTKTQALTTNFKYSQLTGACLEAWNIDSTTQLDGAICDYVYLLNHQRERRPSSGEFGTGDFTKLFQEVLNTVDLIFRNGIDWKAFASSWQKIQIENEGSELAIRSIENKGDGCVIVRVDIPADANKAEIHSNFIQHYELALKALEEKYRAELNSKDDQITRYQEDQAYFKELLTQLLASRPVNLNDTQKEATSKSVNSKLVILKVGQGKLTQGFPITLQIGAEGSFPSVECTGGLPSAPEIIQSYGKWQSLYRRGMKTGLRLEVIETKITNFSRKEFFEACHDSAENLKEDLNRWLKSESFRSIREQLLEKLSTSDLIRVIIQTEDSNLRHLPWHLWDFFERYPKSEFALSTPTYERIEKYTSTKAKVNVLAILGDSTGIDIHKDRILLEQLPDAEVSFLVEPNRQDINDQLWAQPWDILFFAGHSCSHAQDEIGQIFINKTDSLTIPQLKHGLKKAIAQGLNLAIFNSCDGLSLAVNLADLHIPQMIVMREPVPDQVAQAFLKNFLAAFASGKPFYYSVREAREKLQGLEDECPCATWLPVICQNPAEIPGTWQDFL; from the coding sequence ATGTTCTCAGACTTCTCTGGCAAAAATCTTCGAGGTCGCTCCTTCAAGGGTCAAAACCTTACAGGAGCAAACTTTAACCACGCTAACCTTCGAGGTGTAGACTTCAGCAATGCTATTTTGAAAGGAGCGACCTTTAGCCATGCTAGGAGTGGACTACGGTATTACTGGGTCATTCTTTTACTAGGATTTTCATTACTTCTGTCAGTATTATCAAGTCACATTTTCTGCCAAACTGGTCATATTTCCCTAAAATTTCTGGAATCAGAATCCCCTATTCTTCAGAGTGCGATCGCATCAGCACTGTTATTAATCTTTAGCATCATTATTATCCGGCGGGGATTTGCCCTGGCGTTAGTGCTCGTGGTTATAGCTGTAGCTGATATTAGCCTGGAAGCTAACATCACCCGTGTTGCTATAGCCGTAGCTGGAGTTGAGACATTAATGTTAGCTATCGCTGTAGCAATTGGCACAACTATCGCTATCGCCCATGGTGGAATTATACCAGGAATTTTAGTAGTAGCTGGAGCTATCATCGCCAATATAGATATCCATGGAGAAGAAGCTTTAGCTGGTAATATTGTAGAAGCTGCTCATTTTTCCTGGGGTTTGGCTGTGACATTCCTAGGGGCTTATGTGGCTAAGCAAGCCTTGGCTGAAGACCCAAAATTTGCTTTTATTCGCTTAATCGCGATTACCTTACCGGCTAAACTAGGCACAAGTTTTGGCCATGCTAACTTAACCGATGCTGATTTCACCAAAGCTAGCCTCAAAAGTACAGATTTCAGAAATGCTAACCTCACTCGCACTAACTTTCATCTAGCCACAAACCTTGACCTAGCTAGGGTTAGCAATACTATTTTAATTGACCGAGAGGTTCGGGATTTAGTTGTGACTCACCGAGGTGCTAATCAATCCTATCGGGGACGTAATCTCAAAGGAGCAAACCTAGCAGGTGCAGACCTCAGTGATGCTGACTTAACCGAAGCAGATGTGAGTGAAGCCACCTTTGAAGGGGCTTGGTTAGAACGAGTTAACCTGACTAAAACCCAAGCCTTAACCACTAATTTTAAGTATTCACAGCTAACCGGAGCTTGTTTAGAAGCTTGGAATATTGATAGCACGACTCAACTAGATGGTGCTATCTGTGACTATGTTTATCTGCTCAACCATCAGAGAGAACGCCGTCCTAGTAGTGGGGAGTTTGGGACCGGGGATTTTACTAAACTGTTTCAAGAAGTTTTAAATACCGTTGATTTAATCTTCCGCAATGGAATTGATTGGAAAGCGTTCGCTTCTTCGTGGCAAAAAATACAAATCGAAAATGAAGGGAGTGAGCTCGCTATCCGCAGTATTGAAAATAAAGGAGATGGCTGTGTTATTGTCAGAGTAGATATACCGGCTGATGCTAATAAAGCTGAAATTCATAGTAATTTTATTCAACATTATGAATTGGCTCTGAAAGCTTTAGAAGAAAAGTATCGAGCTGAGCTAAACAGTAAAGATGATCAAATTACTCGCTATCAGGAGGATCAAGCCTATTTCAAAGAATTATTGACTCAACTGTTAGCTAGCCGACCGGTTAATCTGAACGATACTCAGAAAGAAGCAACGTCAAAATCCGTAAACAGCAAGTTAGTTATTCTAAAAGTTGGTCAAGGTAAGCTCACACAAGGGTTTCCGATTACGCTTCAGATTGGAGCAGAGGGAAGTTTCCCATCAGTAGAATGCACGGGGGGTTTGCCCTCAGCTCCGGAAATTATCCAATCCTATGGCAAATGGCAATCACTCTACCGCAGAGGGATGAAAACTGGTCTACGGCTAGAAGTGATAGAAACAAAAATTACTAATTTCAGCAGAAAAGAGTTTTTTGAAGCATGTCATGATTCAGCGGAAAACTTGAAAGAAGACCTGAATCGTTGGTTAAAATCTGAGTCGTTTCGCTCGATTAGAGAACAACTCCTAGAAAAGCTAAGCACTTCTGATTTAATTCGGGTTATTATCCAAACCGAAGACAGTAATCTGAGGCATTTACCTTGGCATCTCTGGGATTTTTTCGAGCGCTATCCTAAATCGGAATTTGCTTTGAGTACTCCCACTTATGAACGTATCGAAAAATATACGTCTACTAAGGCGAAGGTAAACGTATTAGCAATTCTGGGGGATAGCACTGGGATTGATATTCATAAAGACCGGATTTTATTAGAGCAATTACCTGATGCAGAAGTCAGCTTTTTAGTAGAACCAAATCGACAGGATATCAATGACCAACTCTGGGCGCAACCCTGGGATATTCTATTTTTTGCTGGTCATAGTTGTAGTCATGCTCAGGATGAAATTGGACAAATTTTTATTAATAAAACCGATAGTTTGACCATTCCTCAATTAAAGCATGGTCTGAAAAAAGCGATCGCTCAGGGCTTAAATCTAGCAATATTTAACTCTTGTGATGGGTTAAGTTTAGCCGTGAATCTCGCTGATTTACACATCCCCCAAATGATTGTGATGCGGGAGCCTGTGCCAGATCAAGTAGCCCAAGCATTTCTGAAAAACTTCCTGGCTGCGTTTGCTAGTGGTAAGCCATTCTATTATTCAGTCCGAGAAGCTAGGGAAAAGCTCCAAGGTCTAGAAGATGAATGTCCTTGCGCTACTTGGTTACCTGTGATTTGCCAAAACCCAGCAGAAATTCCAGGAACTTGGCAAGATTTTCTTTAA